In one window of Meiothermus sp. DNA:
- a CDS encoding M23 family metallopeptidase: protein MPIRRHPVRYTLWLARTGAAPKTLSLPVWIPAAVLLVLVAWSGLNLWLWQRTAEMRSLQIQLVSLSDQARKLNNQLATERTRNNALSQDAQSILKQLQVLESEINTLRERAGMPKIRLLPTRNEGGGRGGASVPAELEDVLKYASQQTAAFTSKLSEVSPALTETLQREAAMPYGYPLRGQTRITSYFGYRRNPFGWGFEFHNGIDFPAAYGTAVRVTGAGEVIEAGWKGPFGLAVVVDHGYGYRTLYGHLSSISVQVGQSLERGDLVGLVGSTGRSTGPHLHYTIFRNGGEVNPTAYLD from the coding sequence ATGCCGATTCGCCGTCACCCCGTGCGTTACACCTTGTGGTTGGCCCGAACTGGCGCTGCCCCCAAAACCCTATCCCTGCCGGTATGGATTCCCGCGGCGGTGCTGTTGGTGCTGGTGGCTTGGAGCGGGCTTAATCTATGGCTATGGCAGCGCACGGCCGAGATGCGCAGTTTGCAGATTCAGCTGGTTAGTTTGTCGGATCAGGCCCGCAAGCTCAACAATCAGCTTGCCACCGAGCGCACCCGCAACAATGCCCTGAGTCAGGATGCCCAGAGCATCCTCAAGCAGTTGCAGGTACTGGAAAGCGAGATCAACACCCTGCGCGAACGCGCCGGAATGCCCAAAATCAGGCTCCTGCCCACCCGCAACGAAGGCGGAGGGCGCGGCGGCGCCTCGGTACCGGCGGAGCTCGAGGACGTTCTCAAGTATGCCAGCCAGCAGACGGCGGCCTTTACCAGCAAGCTGAGCGAAGTCTCTCCCGCTCTCACCGAAACCCTCCAGCGGGAAGCGGCCATGCCCTATGGCTACCCCCTTCGGGGACAAACCCGCATCACCTCGTACTTTGGCTACCGTCGCAACCCTTTCGGCTGGGGGTTCGAGTTTCACAATGGCATAGATTTCCCTGCCGCCTACGGCACCGCCGTGCGGGTCACGGGAGCCGGAGAGGTGATTGAGGCTGGCTGGAAAGGGCCTTTTGGTCTGGCCGTGGTGGTGGATCACGGCTACGGCTACCGCACCCTGTATGGCCACCTGTCCTCAATTTCGGTACAGGTGGGACAAAGCCTCGAGCGCGGCGACCTGGTGGGGTTGGTAGGCTCGACCGGTCGTTCCACCGGCCCGCACCTGCACTACACAATCTTCCGCAACGGAGGTGAAGTGAATCCCACCGCGTATCTGGACTGA
- a CDS encoding acetyl-CoA carboxylase carboxyltransferase subunit alpha, protein MPLEFEKPIEELEAKIAELEGFAASSGVDLSGELQVLRERLAQLKSDTFENLSRWERVQLARAPGRPTTLDVIEGTMTEFVELYGDRTFGEDAAVVGGLARLEGTSVVVVGHQKGRDTKENIKRNFAMPHPEGYRKAMRLMDLADRFGRPFIAFIDTPGAYPGISAEERGQAWVIAQSIQRMARLRVPAIAVILGEGGSGGALAIGVGNRVLILENAWYSVISPESCAAILWRDAKEAAKAAEALKLTAPDLLSLGIVDRIIPEPGGGAHRNPAATLASIQQALVATLEELSRLGPEELFEDRYRRFRGLGRYQT, encoded by the coding sequence ATGCCGCTTGAGTTTGAGAAGCCCATTGAAGAGCTCGAGGCCAAAATTGCCGAGCTCGAGGGCTTCGCTGCCAGCAGCGGGGTAGACCTCTCGGGCGAGTTGCAGGTTCTGCGGGAGCGCCTGGCCCAGCTCAAATCGGATACTTTTGAAAACCTGTCCCGTTGGGAGCGGGTGCAACTGGCCCGCGCCCCGGGCCGCCCCACCACCCTCGATGTGATCGAGGGCACCATGACCGAGTTCGTGGAGCTTTATGGCGACCGCACCTTTGGCGAGGACGCCGCGGTGGTGGGGGGGCTGGCCCGGCTCGAGGGTACCTCGGTGGTAGTGGTGGGCCACCAAAAGGGCCGCGACACCAAGGAAAACATCAAGCGCAACTTTGCCATGCCCCACCCCGAGGGCTACCGCAAGGCCATGCGCCTGATGGATCTGGCCGACCGCTTTGGCCGTCCCTTCATCGCCTTTATTGATACCCCTGGGGCCTATCCGGGCATTTCTGCTGAAGAACGTGGCCAGGCCTGGGTAATTGCCCAGAGCATCCAGCGCATGGCTCGGCTGCGGGTACCGGCCATTGCCGTCATTCTTGGCGAGGGCGGCTCGGGTGGGGCACTGGCCATTGGAGTGGGCAACCGGGTGCTCATCCTGGAAAATGCCTGGTACTCCGTAATCTCGCCTGAATCCTGCGCGGCCATCCTTTGGCGCGACGCCAAGGAAGCCGCCAAAGCTGCCGAAGCCCTCAAGCTCACAGCTCCCGACCTGCTGAGCCTGGGTATCGTAGACCGAATCATCCCCGAACCAGGCGGAGGCGCCCACCGCAACCCTGCCGCCACCCTGGCGAGTATCCAGCAAGCCCTGGTGGCCACCCTGGAAGAGCTCTCGAGGCTGGGCCCCGAAGAACTTTTCGAAGACCGTTACCGGCGCTTCAGGGGCCTGGGGCGCTACCAGACCTGA
- the ftsY gene encoding signal recognition particle-docking protein FtsY: MSWFQRLKEGLSKTRDNLIKSVPWSQSPEEVLEELEFALISADVGVEATQEVLEEVRQSGKKDLREALKQALTVQLEPDRFRAKIRKAGFNPNAKKSVVEPQGKVILMVGVNGVGKTTTIAKLGQYYQTKGKSVMFCAGDTFRAAGGAQLGLWGERLGIPVIQGPEGSDPAALAFDAASARKARGLDLLLVDTAGRLHTKHNLMEELAKVKRSIAKADPGEPGEVWLVLDAVTGQNGLEQAKKFNETAGLTGVIVTKLDGTAKGGVLVPIVRELGVPIKFIGVGEKADDLQPFDAGEFVEALLG, from the coding sequence ATGAGCTGGTTTCAGCGCCTCAAAGAGGGCCTTAGTAAGACCCGTGACAACCTGATCAAATCTGTTCCCTGGAGCCAAAGCCCCGAGGAGGTGCTGGAGGAACTCGAGTTCGCCCTTATTTCTGCCGATGTGGGCGTCGAGGCCACCCAGGAGGTACTGGAGGAGGTGCGACAGTCGGGTAAAAAAGACCTGCGAGAAGCCCTCAAACAAGCCCTCACGGTGCAGCTCGAGCCCGACCGCTTCCGGGCCAAAATCCGCAAGGCTGGCTTCAACCCAAACGCCAAAAAATCCGTTGTAGAGCCTCAAGGAAAGGTCATCCTGATGGTGGGGGTGAACGGGGTGGGCAAGACCACCACCATTGCCAAGCTGGGCCAGTATTACCAAACCAAGGGCAAGAGTGTGATGTTCTGCGCGGGCGATACCTTCCGCGCGGCAGGTGGGGCCCAGCTGGGCCTGTGGGGCGAGCGGCTGGGCATCCCGGTCATCCAGGGCCCCGAAGGCTCCGACCCCGCCGCCCTGGCCTTCGATGCGGCCTCGGCCCGCAAGGCCCGGGGCCTTGATCTGCTGCTGGTAGACACCGCCGGCCGCCTGCACACCAAGCACAACCTGATGGAGGAGCTGGCCAAGGTTAAGCGCTCCATTGCCAAGGCCGACCCCGGTGAGCCAGGTGAAGTCTGGCTGGTGCTGGATGCCGTCACGGGCCAGAACGGCCTCGAGCAGGCTAAAAAATTCAACGAGACCGCAGGCCTGACCGGGGTTATCGTGACCAAGCTCGACGGCACCGCCAAGGGGGGCGTACTGGTGCCCATCGTGCGCGAGCTGGGCGTGCCCATCAAGTTTATCGGCGTGGGCGAGAAGGCCGACGACCTGCAACCCTTCGACGCCGGGGAGTTTGTCGAGGCCTTGCTGGGTTGA
- a CDS encoding polymer-forming cytoskeletal protein, whose protein sequence is MAVLGGGRKTNPAALTYVSEGSEIEGNLKAGGSARIDGKIKGSIVVEGDLEVGSNAHIEGEQVKANNIIVHGQINAQVIASGKLHITKSARVEGDVRAMSLDVEAGAVFVGRSQTGEPRALPQSTKAGNS, encoded by the coding sequence ATGGCGGTGTTAGGCGGAGGACGTAAAACCAACCCGGCGGCGCTCACCTACGTGAGCGAGGGCAGCGAGATTGAGGGCAACCTGAAGGCGGGAGGCAGCGCCCGCATCGACGGGAAGATCAAGGGTTCGATAGTTGTCGAGGGCGACCTCGAGGTCGGCAGCAACGCCCACATCGAAGGCGAGCAGGTCAAGGCCAACAACATCATCGTGCATGGTCAGATCAATGCCCAGGTCATCGCCAGTGGCAAACTGCACATCACCAAAAGCGCACGCGTGGAGGGCGACGTGCGGGCCATGTCGCTCGATGTAGAGGCGGGCGCAGTATTCGTCGGCCGCAGCCAAACCGGTGAACCCAGGGCTTTACCCCAGAGCACCAAAGCCGGTAATAGCTGA
- a CDS encoding DinB family protein has translation MIRLETYLATHLRYTVWATRRTLAAVGGLSKEEYLHSLAAGCASVRDILEQMFRADWDWYELLAGEPSGLSEPPDPEYYIEFGHLETDYHVILARYEQLASFLHDPELATYFAQSQVYVPWLGARLPKWQGVLGAVNQAAHFRGQLFGLMRQPGHQSAQTALADYFAELGWPLSRADRPEK, from the coding sequence TTGATCCGGCTCGAGACCTACCTGGCCACCCATTTGCGCTATACGGTTTGGGCTACCAGACGAACCCTGGCTGCTGTTGGGGGGTTATCTAAAGAGGAATACTTGCACAGCCTGGCGGCAGGGTGTGCGAGTGTGCGCGATATTTTGGAGCAGATGTTCCGCGCCGATTGGGATTGGTACGAACTGCTGGCCGGAGAGCCCTCTGGCCTGAGCGAGCCTCCCGATCCCGAATATTACATCGAGTTTGGTCACTTGGAAACCGACTACCACGTGATTCTGGCCCGCTACGAGCAGCTTGCCAGTTTCCTCCACGACCCCGAACTGGCCACCTACTTTGCCCAGAGCCAGGTCTACGTGCCCTGGTTAGGGGCCCGGTTGCCCAAGTGGCAAGGTGTCTTGGGTGCTGTTAATCAGGCGGCCCATTTCCGGGGGCAGTTGTTTGGTCTGATGCGCCAGCCGGGGCACCAGAGCGCTCAAACTGCGCTTGCCGACTATTTTGCGGAACTCGGATGGCCCCTCTCTAGAGCGGATCGTCCTGAAAAATGA
- a CDS encoding nucleoside phosphorylase, giving the protein MAAFYHIGFGPEDLGDTPPTLAILSGDPNRATLIARAKLSQVRILSENRGLNSYLGFLPNGRPVLSATSGMGAPSLSIVVNELVQVGIRTIIRVGTSGSIQDDVLPGSVVISKAALCRQGAANDIAPPEYPASADPFLTVALVEAARRLGVDHAMGITASVDTFYEGQERTASANPHLLRTLQGITEEYRNLRILNYEMEAGTLFKMGNVYGFAAACICGIIAQRTRAEQPILEAKDQAVQRAIDVAMMVAEQFA; this is encoded by the coding sequence ATGGCAGCCTTTTACCACATCGGCTTTGGGCCTGAAGACTTGGGCGACACCCCTCCCACCCTGGCCATCCTGAGCGGCGATCCCAACCGCGCCACCCTGATCGCTCGAGCCAAGCTGAGCCAGGTCAGGATCCTCTCGGAAAACCGGGGACTAAATAGCTACCTGGGGTTCTTGCCCAACGGGCGACCTGTTCTCTCGGCTACCAGCGGCATGGGCGCCCCGAGTCTGAGCATCGTAGTAAACGAGCTCGTGCAGGTCGGTATCCGCACCATCATTCGCGTAGGCACCAGCGGCTCCATTCAAGACGATGTGTTGCCGGGCAGTGTGGTCATATCCAAGGCCGCCCTGTGCCGACAGGGGGCCGCGAACGATATTGCACCGCCCGAGTATCCTGCGAGCGCCGACCCTTTTCTCACGGTGGCGCTGGTAGAGGCTGCCAGGCGGCTAGGCGTTGACCATGCCATGGGGATTACCGCCTCGGTGGATACCTTTTACGAAGGGCAGGAGCGCACCGCTTCGGCCAACCCCCACCTGCTACGGACGCTACAGGGCATTACTGAAGAGTATCGCAACCTGAGGATCCTGAACTACGAGATGGAGGCCGGAACCCTGTTCAAGATGGGGAATGTATATGGGTTCGCCGCGGCTTGCATCTGCGGCATTATTGCCCAGCGCACCCGGGCCGAACAGCCCATCCTGGAGGCCAAGGATCAGGCCGTGCAAAGAGCCATTGATGTGGCCATGATGGTAGCAGAACAGTTTGCCTAA
- the accD gene encoding acetyl-CoA carboxylase, carboxyltransferase subunit beta, with the protein MALERLFRRRRAQGEARDIPELWVKCPKCDAQIYKKDLETNLHVCPKCEHHLRLSADKRIEMLADAGSFEQITGLKPTDPLGFVDTEPYPKRLERYQKEAGRPDAIVGGRCTIGGVESVLLVMDYAFAGGSMGSVVGEEITRGIELAAQENRAVVIVSVSGGARMQEAALSLMQMAKTTLALDRLWARKLPYVSILTDPTTGGVTASFAAIADVILAEPGALIGFAGPRVIKQTIRQDLPEGFQRAEFLLKHGMVDQVVDRRRLKETVARVLKLLHPRTVSHAG; encoded by the coding sequence ATGGCCTTAGAGCGGCTTTTCCGCCGTCGCCGGGCACAAGGGGAGGCCAGGGACATCCCTGAGCTGTGGGTCAAGTGCCCCAAGTGCGACGCGCAAATTTACAAGAAAGACCTCGAGACTAACCTGCACGTCTGCCCCAAGTGCGAGCATCACCTGCGGCTGTCCGCCGACAAGCGCATCGAGATGCTGGCCGATGCGGGCAGCTTCGAGCAGATCACCGGCCTCAAACCCACCGACCCCCTGGGCTTTGTGGATACCGAGCCCTATCCAAAGCGCCTCGAGCGCTACCAAAAAGAAGCCGGGCGCCCCGACGCCATTGTGGGTGGGCGGTGCACCATTGGCGGTGTGGAGAGTGTGCTGCTGGTGATGGACTATGCCTTTGCTGGCGGTTCGATGGGCAGCGTGGTGGGCGAGGAGATTACCCGCGGCATCGAGCTGGCCGCCCAGGAAAACCGGGCGGTGGTAATTGTCTCGGTCTCGGGCGGGGCGCGGATGCAGGAAGCCGCCCTCTCCCTGATGCAGATGGCCAAGACCACCCTGGCCCTCGATCGGCTCTGGGCCCGCAAGCTGCCCTATGTCTCGATCCTCACCGACCCCACCACCGGGGGGGTAACGGCCAGCTTTGCTGCTATTGCCGATGTGATTTTGGCCGAGCCCGGCGCCCTGATCGGCTTTGCCGGGCCCCGGGTCATCAAGCAGACCATCCGCCAGGACTTGCCCGAAGGCTTCCAGCGCGCCGAGTTTCTGCTCAAGCACGGCATGGTTGACCAGGTGGTAGACCGCCGCCGGCTCAAGGAAACCGTGGCACGGGTTCTGAAACTATTGCACCCCAGGACGGTGAGCCATGCCGGGTAG
- a CDS encoding class I SAM-dependent rRNA methyltransferase: protein MDCVVAKAGKEKKVRNFYPGLFADELESAPDRPGVVQVFSIHNDLLGVGYYDPRSRVALRVYRFEDGPLDKKFFLHRFAQAKEKRARMGDFHRLVHAEADGLPGLVVDRFGEILVVQVRNRAMEVLRETWLPALIEVVEPVGIYERSDMDSRRQEGLPEKIGVIYGEVPQVLEVDEDGLVFQIPIALAQKTGYYLDQRENRRLLEHMVEPGQRVLDVYSYAGAFALRAARKGAYALAIDKDLEALGVLDRTASRLGLRVDIRQGDALEVLESLTRSKTPPFQHVLLDPPTLVKKPDELPRVKRLLVDLLRPALRILDSKGWLWLSSCAYYLGVDELLEVTRRAAADEGRRLRVHAIHYNPPDHPWSLHVPESLYLKTVIFQDDPL, encoded by the coding sequence GTGGACTGCGTCGTCGCCAAAGCAGGCAAGGAAAAGAAGGTACGCAATTTCTATCCAGGGCTATTCGCCGATGAACTGGAGTCAGCTCCGGACAGACCGGGCGTGGTACAGGTGTTTTCAATTCATAATGACCTCCTGGGCGTGGGCTACTACGACCCCAGGAGCCGTGTGGCCCTGCGGGTCTACCGCTTTGAGGATGGGCCGCTGGACAAGAAATTCTTTCTGCACCGCTTTGCGCAGGCCAAAGAAAAACGGGCTCGGATGGGCGATTTTCACCGTCTGGTACACGCCGAGGCCGATGGTTTGCCGGGGCTGGTGGTGGATCGTTTTGGGGAAATATTGGTAGTGCAGGTGCGTAACCGAGCCATGGAGGTTCTGCGGGAAACCTGGCTGCCCGCCCTAATTGAGGTGGTGGAGCCAGTGGGCATCTACGAACGCTCCGACATGGACAGCCGTCGGCAGGAGGGGCTGCCTGAGAAGATTGGCGTTATTTACGGAGAAGTGCCGCAGGTGTTGGAAGTAGACGAGGATGGGCTGGTCTTCCAGATCCCCATTGCCCTGGCGCAAAAGACCGGCTATTACCTGGACCAGCGCGAGAACCGCAGGTTGCTCGAGCACATGGTAGAGCCGGGCCAGCGCGTACTGGATGTGTACAGCTACGCAGGAGCCTTCGCGCTGCGGGCGGCCCGCAAAGGGGCCTACGCCCTGGCGATAGACAAAGACCTGGAGGCCCTGGGGGTGCTGGATCGCACTGCCTCCAGGCTGGGGCTACGGGTAGATATTCGCCAGGGAGACGCCCTGGAAGTGTTGGAAAGCCTGACCCGAAGCAAAACTCCACCCTTCCAACACGTACTGCTCGACCCCCCCACCCTGGTCAAGAAGCCCGATGAACTGCCCAGGGTCAAGCGGCTCCTGGTAGATTTATTGCGGCCTGCCCTGCGGATTTTGGATTCTAAGGGGTGGCTGTGGCTCTCGAGCTGCGCTTACTATCTGGGGGTGGACGAGCTGCTCGAGGTAACCCGCCGAGCCGCCGCCGATGAAGGCCGTCGCCTGCGGGTTCATGCCATCCACTACAATCCCCCCGACCACCCCTGGAGCCTGCACGTGCCGGAGTCGCTTTACCTCAAGACGGTCATTTTTCAGGACGATCCGCTCTAG
- a CDS encoding M23 family metallopeptidase — MAKEPHPLASSVTLTVPLWGVALLPVLLIAAVLFLWERSSSGREQLARLEAQSRKLTLELEAEKSRNEAYSTEAVQLQQSLQVLEAEINRLRVKAGLPRVRLVPEPVQPNQPPPRPENAPRGAGEPIELGELLLSLRSQVEGFAAELEATALALNNPLPPDPRPGRILRRSPPALARAPQTHTPDPTQFTPSGLPLLAETRLTSTFGYRSNPFGGGAYEFHNGVDLAAPEGTPVYATAAGRVSEMGWNPIFGLMVLIDHGNGLHTLYGHLSSTYVEKGQQVEQSSLIGAVGSTGRSTGPHLHYTVYRYGVAVDPMPYVGIASSR; from the coding sequence ATGGCCAAAGAGCCCCACCCCCTCGCCTCGAGCGTTACCCTTACAGTACCGCTCTGGGGGGTGGCCCTGTTGCCGGTACTGCTGATTGCAGCGGTACTTTTTTTGTGGGAGCGTAGCTCGAGCGGGCGCGAACAACTAGCCCGGCTCGAGGCCCAGTCCCGCAAGCTCACTCTAGAACTCGAGGCCGAAAAAAGCCGCAACGAAGCTTACAGCACTGAAGCCGTGCAGTTACAACAAAGCCTCCAGGTGTTAGAGGCCGAGATCAACCGTTTGCGGGTCAAGGCGGGCCTGCCCAGGGTTCGCCTGGTTCCTGAACCCGTCCAGCCCAACCAGCCCCCACCCAGGCCGGAAAATGCTCCTAGGGGCGCGGGCGAACCCATTGAGCTGGGCGAGCTGCTGCTCAGCTTACGCTCGCAGGTAGAAGGGTTTGCTGCGGAGCTCGAGGCCACCGCCCTGGCCCTCAACAACCCCCTCCCCCCCGACCCCCGCCCAGGGCGCATTCTTCGGCGCTCCCCCCCTGCCCTAGCCCGCGCGCCCCAAACCCACACCCCCGACCCGACACAATTTACGCCCAGCGGTCTGCCCTTGCTGGCCGAGACCCGCCTTACCTCCACCTTCGGCTACCGTTCCAACCCTTTTGGCGGTGGGGCCTACGAATTCCACAACGGGGTCGATCTGGCTGCTCCCGAGGGCACCCCGGTTTATGCCACGGCCGCCGGTAGGGTGAGCGAGATGGGCTGGAACCCCATCTTCGGGCTGATGGTGCTGATTGACCACGGCAACGGCCTGCACACCCTTTATGGTCATCTCTCCTCAACGTATGTGGAAAAAGGTCAGCAGGTCGAGCAAAGCAGCTTGATTGGGGCAGTGGGCTCCACTGGGCGCTCCACCGGGCCACACCTGCACTACACAGTCTACCGCTACGGGGTAGCAGTGGATCCCATGCCTTACGTAGGTATTGCCTCTAGCCGGTAG
- the apaG gene encoding Co2+/Mg2+ efflux protein ApaG, whose protein sequence is MQEVNLPIRDNIHVHVEVVYAEQHSRPGQHVFVYFITLENRGHETVQLLSREWFIHEGNGEVGHVQGEGVVGEKPILEPGQSYRYNSFCPIAHPPGSMQGYYTFQNTLGELFRVEIPAFALRLPEAGPRTLN, encoded by the coding sequence GTGCAGGAAGTAAACTTACCCATCCGCGACAACATCCACGTTCACGTGGAGGTGGTGTATGCCGAGCAGCACTCGAGGCCGGGGCAGCATGTGTTCGTCTACTTCATTACCCTGGAAAACCGCGGCCACGAGACCGTACAACTTTTGAGCCGTGAATGGTTCATCCATGAGGGCAACGGCGAGGTGGGACACGTGCAGGGCGAGGGGGTGGTGGGCGAAAAACCCATCCTCGAGCCGGGGCAAAGCTACCGATACAATAGCTTTTGCCCGATTGCCCACCCACCGGGTTCCATGCAGGGGTACTACACCTTCCAGAACACCCTAGGCGAGCTGTTTCGTGTCGAGATACCGGCCTTTGCGCTGAGGCTTCCTGAGGCAGGCCCGCGGACGCTCAACTGA
- a CDS encoding L-threonylcarbamoyladenylate synthase, translating to MVVPPTPENLERAAQIIRSGGLVAFPTETVYGLGANALDATAAAKIFAAKERPGFDPLIVHVSDRAMLQQVVREVPAMAEKLMARFWPGPLTLVLPRSERVPGIVTSGLPTVAVRMPAHPVALELIRRAGVPIAAPSANPFGYLSPTRAEHVERMLGKRVDLILDGGRTAYGVESTIVLLAERPVLLRYGAITVEALEEMVGSLELQVGETQKPLVPGQLPQHYAPRTPIRIAPPESIPQEARKQSGYLAFRDVPKGFKVVKVLSPTGNMLEAAAHLFEALHQLDRLGLEAIYAEPVPEEGLGRAIMDRLRRASSTSQTSSEP from the coding sequence ATGGTTGTGCCCCCCACCCCCGAAAACCTCGAGCGAGCCGCTCAGATTATCCGCAGTGGCGGCCTGGTGGCCTTTCCCACCGAGACCGTATATGGCCTGGGGGCCAATGCCCTGGATGCGACAGCTGCGGCCAAAATCTTTGCAGCCAAAGAGCGTCCCGGCTTTGATCCGCTCATCGTTCATGTCTCGGATCGGGCGATGCTACAGCAGGTGGTGCGGGAGGTTCCGGCAATGGCCGAAAAGTTGATGGCGCGCTTCTGGCCGGGCCCCCTCACGCTGGTGCTGCCCAGGTCGGAGCGGGTTCCGGGCATTGTGACCTCGGGGCTGCCCACGGTGGCGGTGCGAATGCCCGCTCATCCGGTAGCCCTGGAACTGATACGGCGTGCCGGGGTGCCCATCGCCGCGCCCAGCGCCAACCCGTTTGGCTACCTGAGCCCGACCCGGGCCGAGCATGTCGAGCGCATGTTGGGGAAGCGGGTAGACCTCATTCTAGACGGCGGAAGGACAGCCTATGGCGTGGAATCCACCATCGTTTTGTTAGCGGAAAGGCCCGTCCTGCTGCGTTACGGTGCGATAACGGTTGAAGCCCTCGAGGAGATGGTAGGCTCGCTCGAGTTACAGGTAGGCGAAACTCAAAAACCCCTGGTTCCCGGCCAGTTGCCCCAGCACTATGCACCACGCACGCCCATTCGTATAGCCCCTCCAGAAAGCATTCCCCAGGAAGCCCGCAAGCAAAGCGGTTATCTGGCCTTCCGGGATGTGCCCAAGGGTTTCAAGGTGGTCAAGGTACTGTCGCCAACGGGCAACATGCTGGAAGCGGCGGCCCATTTATTTGAGGCTCTGCACCAGCTTGACCGGCTGGGTTTGGAGGCCATCTATGCCGAGCCGGTGCCCGAGGAGGGGTTGGGCCGGGCCATTATGGATCGCTTGCGGCGGGCTTCCAGCACAAGCCAGACATCCTCAGAGCCCTAG